A part of Sus scrofa isolate TJ Tabasco breed Duroc chromosome 15, Sscrofa11.1, whole genome shotgun sequence genomic DNA contains:
- the IMP4 gene encoding U3 small nucleolar ribonucleoprotein protein IMP4 isoform X1, whose product MLRREARLRREYLYRKAREEAQRTAQERKDKVRRALEENRLIPTELRREALALQGSLEFDDAGGEGVTNHMDDEYRWAGVEDPKVMITTSRDPSSRLKMFAKELKLVFPGAQRMNRGRHEVGALVRACKANGVTDLLVVHEHRGTPVGLIVSHLPFGPTAYFTLCNVVMRHDIPDLGTASEAKPHLIMHGFSSRLGKRVSDILRYLFPVPKDDSRRVITFANQDDYISFRHHVYKKTDHRNVELTEVGPRFEMKLYMIRLGTLEQEATADVEWRWHPYTNTAHKRVFLSAE is encoded by the exons ATG CTGCGCCGCGAGGCCCGCCTTCGCCGGGAGTACCTGTACCGCAAGGCGCGAGAGGAGGCTCAGCGAACCGCCCAGGAGAGGAAGGACAAGGTTCGGCGCGCGCTTGAAG AGAACCGCCTCATTCCCACGGAGTTACGCAGAGAGGCTCTGGCCTTACAGGGATCCCTGGAGTTTGATGATGCCGGTGGTGAAG GTGTCACCAACCATATGGATGATGAGTATCGATGGGCAGGGGTCGAGGATCCCAAAGTCATGATCACTACCTCTCGAGATCCCAGTTCCCGCCTCAAGATGTTTGCAAAG GAGCTGAAATTGGTGTTCCCGGGCGCCCAGCGCATGAACCGAGGCCGGCACGAGGTCGGGGCGCTGGTGCGAGCCTGCAAAGCCAATGGGGTCACTGACCTGCTGGTTGTCCATGAGCATCGAGGCACACCTG TGGGGCTCATTGTCAGCCACCTGCCCTTTGGCCCAACTGCGTACTTCACACTGTGCAACGTGGTTATGCGGCATGACATCCCCGACCTGGGCACCGCGTCAGAGGCCAAGCCTCACCTCATCATGCATGGCTTTTCCTCCCGCCTGGGTAAGCGG GTCTCTGACATCCTCCGCTACCTATTCCCTGTGCCCAAAGATGACAGCCGCCGGGTCATCACCTTCGCCAACCAGGATGACTACATCTCCTTCCG GCACCATGTGTATAAGAAGACTGACCACCGCAACGTGGAGCTGACTGAGGTCGGGCCTCGCTTTGAGATGAAGT TGTACATGATCCGCTTGGGCACGCTGGAACAGGAGGCCACAGCAGACGTGGAGTGGCGCTGGCACCCCTACACCAACACTGCACACAAGAGGGTCTTCCTAAGCGCTGAGTGA
- the IMP4 gene encoding U3 small nucleolar ribonucleoprotein protein IMP4 isoform X2, whose translation MDDEYRWAGVEDPKVMITTSRDPSSRLKMFAKELKLVFPGAQRMNRGRHEVGALVRACKANGVTDLLVVHEHRGTPVGLIVSHLPFGPTAYFTLCNVVMRHDIPDLGTASEAKPHLIMHGFSSRLGKRVSDILRYLFPVPKDDSRRVITFANQDDYISFRHHVYKKTDHRNVELTEVGPRFEMKLYMIRLGTLEQEATADVEWRWHPYTNTAHKRVFLSAE comes from the exons ATGGATGATGAGTATCGATGGGCAGGGGTCGAGGATCCCAAAGTCATGATCACTACCTCTCGAGATCCCAGTTCCCGCCTCAAGATGTTTGCAAAG GAGCTGAAATTGGTGTTCCCGGGCGCCCAGCGCATGAACCGAGGCCGGCACGAGGTCGGGGCGCTGGTGCGAGCCTGCAAAGCCAATGGGGTCACTGACCTGCTGGTTGTCCATGAGCATCGAGGCACACCTG TGGGGCTCATTGTCAGCCACCTGCCCTTTGGCCCAACTGCGTACTTCACACTGTGCAACGTGGTTATGCGGCATGACATCCCCGACCTGGGCACCGCGTCAGAGGCCAAGCCTCACCTCATCATGCATGGCTTTTCCTCCCGCCTGGGTAAGCGG GTCTCTGACATCCTCCGCTACCTATTCCCTGTGCCCAAAGATGACAGCCGCCGGGTCATCACCTTCGCCAACCAGGATGACTACATCTCCTTCCG GCACCATGTGTATAAGAAGACTGACCACCGCAACGTGGAGCTGACTGAGGTCGGGCCTCGCTTTGAGATGAAGT TGTACATGATCCGCTTGGGCACGCTGGAACAGGAGGCCACAGCAGACGTGGAGTGGCGCTGGCACCCCTACACCAACACTGCACACAAGAGGGTCTTCCTAAGCGCTGAGTGA
- the CCDC115 gene encoding coiled-coil domain-containing protein 115 yields the protein MAAANLRAELDSLLLQLLGDLEELETKRAALNARVEEGWLSLSKARYAMGAKSVGPLQYASRMEPQVCVCTSEAQDGLQKFWLVRAGARTPEEVGPRESALRKRKGPTKTAEPEPSPAPQDPLNWFGILVPHSLRQAQASFREGLQLAADMASLQIRIDWGRNQLRGLQEKLKQLEPGAA from the exons ATGGCGGCAGCGAACCTTCGAGCGGAGCTGGATTCGCTGCTCCTGCAGCTGCTCGGGGACCTGGAGGAACTGGAGACCAAGCGCGCGGCGCTGAACGCCCGGGTGGAAGAG GGCTGGCTCTCGCTTTCCAAAGCTCGCTACGCTATGGGTGCCAAGTCGGTAGGGCCCTTGCAGTATGCCTCCCGCATGGAGCCGCAGGTCTGCGTCTGCACCAG CGAGGCCCAGGATGGACTCCAGAAGTTCTGGTTGGTGAGAGCCGGCGCCAGGACTCCAGAGGAGGTGGGGCCTCGCGAGTCAG CTCTGCGTAAGCGCAAGGGTCCCACCAAGACGGCAGAGCCAGAACCTTCCCCAGCTCCCCAGGACCCTCTGAACTGGTTTGGAATCCTTGTTCCTCACAGTCTGCGGCAGGCTCAAGCCAGCTTCCGGGAGG gTCTGCAGctggctgcagacatggccagcCTTCAGATTCGAATCGACTGGGGTCGAAACCAGCTACGGGGGCTCCAGGAGAAACTCAAGCAGCTGGAGCCTGGGGCTGCCTGA